Proteins from one Leptospira wolffii serovar Khorat str. Khorat-H2 genomic window:
- a CDS encoding sensor histidine kinase: MRTFKILFWFTINTVIGTMNSLLVAHNSDTPFWKVFLATQVTTHAVCSIVEFSVEVLHRKSWGPFFTGAFLVLASVFAAVLGVAAGGILHVLLLAGEGVSRPHGGSYNILLSSLILALFISFLEKSMQILIEKRKKTESELKDIQYRTFQNRMDPHYLFNTLNTVHSLLLIDPAKADHALMLLSETYRFLSDRINERTIPFLEEWNFTVNYLELQRIRFSDSLNVQIYKDGDFSNLRIPPLTLQPLVENSFKHGLENRSEPGILEIKAIENSGRVLIEIRDNGGGFSRNGSVPEKKKPEFSRTLENIKSRLEYNFGEAELVLEKDKFGFTTLRLEFGI, encoded by the coding sequence ATGCGTACCTTTAAAATACTATTTTGGTTCACGATCAATACGGTGATCGGAACGATGAACTCTCTGTTAGTCGCTCATAATTCCGATACTCCTTTTTGGAAGGTGTTTTTGGCGACCCAGGTCACTACCCATGCGGTATGTTCCATTGTGGAATTTTCGGTGGAGGTCCTACATCGAAAAAGTTGGGGACCTTTCTTTACGGGTGCGTTTCTGGTATTGGCTTCCGTCTTTGCGGCGGTTTTGGGAGTCGCGGCAGGAGGCATTTTACACGTGCTTTTATTGGCGGGAGAGGGGGTGTCTAGGCCTCACGGGGGTTCGTATAACATTCTATTAAGTAGCCTGATTCTCGCTCTTTTCATTTCTTTCTTGGAGAAATCCATGCAGATTCTCATCGAAAAAAGAAAGAAGACCGAAAGCGAGTTGAAGGATATCCAATACCGGACTTTCCAGAATCGTATGGATCCTCATTATCTATTCAATACCCTGAATACGGTGCATTCTTTACTACTGATAGATCCCGCAAAGGCGGATCATGCGTTGATGCTTCTTTCGGAGACGTACCGCTTTTTATCGGATAGAATCAACGAGAGAACGATTCCGTTTCTGGAAGAATGGAACTTTACGGTGAATTATCTCGAGTTGCAGAGGATCCGCTTTTCGGATTCCTTGAACGTGCAGATCTATAAGGACGGAGATTTTTCCAACCTCCGAATTCCTCCTCTGACTCTACAGCCCTTGGTAGAAAATAGTTTTAAACACGGATTGGAAAATCGTTCCGAACCGGGGATTTTGGAGATCAAGGCTATAGAGAATTCAGGAAGAGTCTTGATCGAAATTCGGGACAACGGGGGAGGATTCAGTCGTAACGGGAGCGTCCCGGAGAAGAAGAAGCCGGAATTCTCCCGTACTTTGGAGAACATCAAGTCCAGGCTGGAATATAATTTCGGAGAAGCGGAATTAGTATTAGAAAAGGATAAATTCGGTTTTACTACTTTAAGGTTGGAATTCGGGATCTGA
- a CDS encoding FecR domain-containing protein, translating into MNMKLRIMAVACLTLSIGSAILISQESKEKDSTISFLSGKVQVQRGGKGNWTLVKQGDSVSEGDIVSTGNASKVTLLYRGSEFKVLPNTKLKVSSLHDESKNGKLEVISGFAWFKLVNLKGKKFEVNTPTTTAGVRGTSFSAFHDSKSKDSSFCTCEGKVAMTGTGDPKDGRLQEKGNGGYYPGDGSDPKRTSYEGLIVKFKSLPPFKDLMKKNISLKNCLSCHIPEGWTPEESSIPSDETYGGVKVP; encoded by the coding sequence ATGAACATGAAACTTAGAATAATGGCGGTCGCTTGCCTGACCCTATCTATCGGATCGGCGATCTTAATCAGTCAAGAGAGCAAGGAAAAGGATTCTACGATTTCCTTCCTTAGCGGAAAAGTGCAGGTCCAAAGAGGCGGAAAAGGAAACTGGACCCTGGTAAAACAAGGAGACTCAGTGAGCGAAGGGGATATCGTCTCCACGGGAAACGCCTCTAAAGTCACTCTGCTCTATAGAGGTTCGGAGTTTAAGGTCCTACCGAATACCAAACTGAAAGTTTCGAGTCTGCATGACGAATCTAAGAACGGAAAACTGGAAGTCATAAGCGGATTTGCCTGGTTCAAACTCGTGAATTTGAAGGGAAAAAAATTCGAGGTCAATACTCCCACGACTACGGCGGGAGTGAGAGGCACCTCTTTCTCCGCTTTTCACGATTCTAAGTCCAAAGACTCCTCTTTTTGTACCTGCGAAGGAAAGGTTGCGATGACCGGCACGGGGGATCCTAAAGACGGAAGATTGCAGGAAAAAGGAAACGGGGGATACTATCCGGGAGACGGTTCCGATCCTAAAAGGACTTCCTACGAAGGACTCATCGTAAAATTCAAATCCCTTCCCCCTTTCAAGGATTTGATGAAAAAGAATATTTCACTGAAGAACTGCCTTTCCTGTCATATTCCGGAAGGTTGGACTCCCGAGGAGTCTTCCATTCCGAGCGACGAGACTTACGGCGGAGTAAAAGTCCCCTAA